In Herbinix luporum, a single window of DNA contains:
- a CDS encoding bifunctional 4-hydroxy-3-methylbut-2-enyl diphosphate reductase/30S ribosomal protein S1 → MKIKVADSAGFCFGVQRAVDLVYKEISNGLPIYTYGPIIHNDEVVEDLRKKGVKVIETLEELKDLPKGTIIIRSHGISRKVYDEISSYGHNIKDATCPFVKKIHNIVNKQDERHIIIVGNPGHPEVQGIMGWCNNNYTVVEDIEGAMNFNLPLDVKICIVAQTTYNYNRFQDLVEIISKKGYDIFVLNTICNATQSRQQEAYELAKKSEAMIVIGGKQSSNTRKLYEICKKECENTYYIQKLDDLDLNSFKSFRNVGITAGASTPHNIIKEVLTVMSEKSFEQLLEEENVVEINNGDVVEGIVLGVKEDEIILNIGYKSEGIITRNEYTNTPNLDLTTVVKPGDKMEAKVLKVNDGEGQVALTYKRLAAEKGNKRLEEAYNNKEVLTAKVAAVLKGGLSVIIDEARVFIPASLISDTYEKDLSKYAGQEIEFVITEFNPRKRRVIGDRKQLIVAKKEEMKKELFEKIQVGMTIEGTVKNITDFGAFIDLGGADGLLHISEMSWGRVDNPKKLFKVGDTVKAFVKDIQGEKIALSLKFEDQNPWLTAEEKYATGNVVSGVVARMTDFGAFVELEPGIDALLHVSQISKEHVEKPSDVLSIGEEITAKVVEFNKEDKKISLSVKALEVAENANQEQDKEQESESNDASTTEA, encoded by the coding sequence TTGAAGATAAAAGTTGCCGATAGTGCTGGGTTTTGCTTTGGTGTACAGCGGGCAGTTGATCTTGTATATAAGGAAATCAGCAATGGACTTCCGATTTATACCTACGGTCCGATTATTCATAATGATGAAGTAGTAGAAGACCTTAGGAAAAAAGGAGTAAAAGTAATAGAAACTCTTGAAGAATTAAAAGACTTACCCAAGGGAACAATAATTATACGTTCTCACGGCATTTCAAGAAAAGTCTATGATGAGATTTCCTCCTACGGCCATAATATAAAGGATGCAACATGTCCTTTTGTAAAAAAGATACACAATATTGTAAATAAACAAGATGAACGTCATATTATTATAGTCGGAAATCCGGGACATCCTGAAGTACAGGGTATAATGGGATGGTGCAATAATAATTATACTGTAGTTGAAGATATAGAAGGGGCAATGAATTTTAATTTGCCTTTAGATGTAAAAATATGCATTGTAGCCCAGACGACATATAATTACAATAGATTTCAAGATTTAGTTGAAATTATATCAAAAAAAGGTTATGATATATTTGTTTTAAATACCATCTGTAATGCGACGCAGTCTCGGCAACAGGAAGCTTATGAACTTGCAAAAAAATCCGAAGCTATGATTGTTATAGGTGGTAAACAAAGCTCAAATACAAGAAAGCTTTATGAGATTTGTAAAAAAGAATGTGAAAATACTTACTATATACAGAAACTTGATGACTTGGATTTAAATTCGTTTAAATCTTTTCGGAATGTAGGTATTACAGCAGGGGCATCAACCCCACATAATATTATCAAGGAGGTTCTTACCGTTATGTCAGAAAAGAGTTTTGAACAATTATTAGAGGAAGAAAACGTAGTAGAAATTAACAACGGTGACGTTGTGGAAGGAATAGTCTTAGGTGTTAAAGAAGATGAGATTATCTTAAATATAGGCTACAAGTCAGAAGGCATAATAACTAGAAATGAGTACACCAATACACCTAATTTAGATTTAACCACTGTTGTTAAACCGGGCGATAAGATGGAAGCAAAGGTTCTAAAAGTAAATGATGGTGAAGGACAAGTTGCTTTAACTTACAAACGCCTAGCAGCTGAAAAAGGTAATAAGAGATTAGAAGAGGCTTACAATAACAAAGAAGTTCTTACCGCTAAAGTTGCCGCAGTTTTAAAAGGCGGCTTAAGTGTTATTATAGACGAAGCCAGAGTATTTATACCAGCCAGCTTAATTTCTGATACCTATGAAAAAGATTTATCCAAATATGCAGGCCAGGAGATTGAGTTTGTAATAACAGAATTCAATCCAAGAAAGAGAAGAGTTATAGGTGACCGCAAGCAGTTAATTGTAGCTAAGAAAGAAGAGATGAAGAAAGAACTGTTCGAAAAAATCCAGGTTGGAATGACTATAGAAGGTACTGTGAAAAACATTACCGATTTTGGTGCCTTTATTGATCTGGGCGGAGCAGACGGTCTTCTTCATATTTCAGAAATGTCTTGGGGCCGTGTAGACAATCCTAAAAAGCTTTTCAAAGTGGGAGACACTGTTAAGGCCTTTGTTAAGGATATTCAAGGTGAGAAAATTGCATTAAGCTTAAAATTCGAGGATCAGAATCCTTGGCTTACAGCGGAAGAAAAATATGCAACCGGCAATGTTGTAAGCGGTGTAGTTGCTCGTATGACTGATTTTGGCGCCTTTGTTGAACTAGAACCCGGTATTGATGCACTATTACATGTATCCCAGATTTCAAAGGAGCATGTTGAAAAACCTTCTGATGTTCTTTCAATCGGAGAAGAAATAACTGCTAAGGTTGTAGAATTTAATAAGGAAGATAAAAAAATTAGTCTAAGTGTAAAGGCTTTAGAAGTAGCAGAGAATGCTAATCAAGAGCAAGACAAGGAGCAAGAATCTGAATCCAATGATGCTTCAACCACAGAAGCTTAA
- a CDS encoding CheR family methyltransferase, which translates to MLGSYEAFKEFIYQLTKIDLNSYKERQMKRRIDALIVKHGISSYKDYVNILKTDKTYYNEFINYITINVSEFYRNPDQWLVLEKDVLPYLFNNFGKQLKIWSAACSTGDEPYSLVMLLAKFLPLNKIKILATDIDRLVLEKAKIGVYDYKDMKRLPPEFVKRYFTQIDSKTYKISDEIKSCVEFMQHDLLKDPYPAECNLIVCRNVLIYFTDEAKNRIYNNFHNALKDNGILFVGSTEQMLNANKLGFQSLKSFFYTKV; encoded by the coding sequence GTGTTGGGTAGCTACGAAGCATTTAAAGAATTTATTTATCAATTAACAAAAATAGATTTAAATTCTTATAAAGAAAGACAAATGAAACGGCGGATAGATGCCTTAATAGTAAAACACGGAATAAGTTCTTATAAGGATTATGTAAACATCTTAAAAACCGATAAGACTTATTACAATGAATTTATCAATTATATAACCATTAACGTATCTGAATTTTATAGAAATCCGGATCAATGGTTGGTTTTAGAAAAAGATGTACTTCCATATCTTTTTAACAATTTCGGAAAACAGTTAAAAATATGGAGTGCAGCTTGCTCTACAGGAGATGAACCATATTCTCTTGTGATGCTTTTGGCCAAGTTTTTACCTTTAAATAAGATCAAAATATTGGCCACAGACATTGACCGGCTGGTACTTGAAAAAGCAAAAATTGGGGTATACGATTATAAAGATATGAAAAGACTTCCGCCTGAGTTTGTTAAGCGTTATTTTACACAGATTGATAGTAAGACTTATAAAATATCTGATGAAATTAAATCCTGTGTAGAATTTATGCAACATGATTTATTAAAAGATCCCTATCCGGCCGAATGTAACCTTATTGTATGCCGCAATGTTTTGATTTACTTTACCGATGAAGCAAAGAATCGTATTTATAATAATTTTCATAATGCCTTAAAAGACAATGGTATATTATTTGTAGGCAGTACGGAGCAGATGCTTAATGCTAATAAACTTGGTTTCCAAAGTCTTAAATCTTTCTTTTATACAAAAGTGTAA
- the plsX gene encoding phosphate acyltransferase PlsX, with product MQKTITIAVDAMGGDNAPKEIIKGAVLAVQEKRNIKVILVGKEAVIRNELGGYEYDKERIVIINAEENITNNESPVMAIRRKKNSSIVVALNLVKNGEADAFVSAGSTGAVLAGGQLIIGRIKGVERPPLAPIIPTIAGASLLIDCGANVDARPSHLVQFAKMGSIYMENVVGVKNPRVAIVNIGAEEEKGNNLVKETFPLLKNSTDINFIGSIEARDIPYGAADVIVCEAFVGNVILKLYEGLGSALIDKIKEGLMSTTKSKIGALLSKSALKNTLKAFDYSQYGGAPLLGLKGLVVKTHGNSKSNEIRNSILQCVAFSENKINEKIEDNLKDYENNIKKGE from the coding sequence ATGCAAAAAACGATTACCATTGCCGTTGACGCTATGGGAGGCGATAACGCTCCCAAGGAAATAATAAAAGGTGCTGTACTGGCAGTACAAGAAAAAAGGAATATCAAAGTAATTTTAGTAGGAAAAGAAGCGGTCATTCGAAATGAACTTGGCGGATATGAATATGATAAAGAGCGTATAGTTATTATTAATGCCGAGGAAAATATAACGAATAATGAGTCTCCCGTCATGGCAATCCGCCGTAAAAAGAATTCCTCAATCGTTGTTGCATTAAATCTCGTAAAAAATGGGGAAGCCGATGCTTTTGTTTCTGCCGGCAGTACAGGAGCAGTCTTAGCAGGGGGACAACTGATTATAGGTAGAATTAAAGGTGTGGAAAGGCCACCCCTTGCCCCTATTATACCTACCATAGCCGGTGCCTCATTACTGATAGACTGTGGTGCCAATGTAGATGCAAGACCCAGTCATTTAGTGCAGTTTGCAAAAATGGGTTCCATATATATGGAAAATGTTGTTGGAGTAAAAAATCCTAGAGTAGCAATAGTAAATATCGGAGCAGAAGAAGAAAAGGGAAATAACTTGGTTAAAGAAACATTTCCTTTACTAAAAAATTCTACCGATATTAATTTTATTGGTAGCATTGAGGCAAGAGATATTCCATATGGTGCTGCTGATGTTATTGTCTGCGAGGCCTTCGTAGGAAATGTAATACTTAAGCTTTATGAAGGACTGGGATCTGCTCTTATAGATAAGATAAAAGAAGGGCTTATGAGTACTACCAAGAGTAAGATAGGTGCTCTTTTAAGCAAATCAGCCTTAAAAAATACTTTAAAAGCATTTGATTATTCCCAGTATGGAGGTGCTCCATTATTAGGTTTAAAAGGCTTAGTTGTTAAAACCCATGGCAACTCTAAAAGCAATGAGATTAGAAACTCTATTCTGCAATGTGTGGCTTTTAGCGAGAATAAAATTAATGAAAAAATCGAAGATAATTTAAAAGATTATGAAAATAATATAAAGAAGGGTGAATGA
- the acpP gene encoding acyl carrier protein produces MEFEKLQKIISEVLNVDTDEITMDTTFVDDLGADSLDLFQIIMGIEEEFDIEIANEDAENIVTVGDAVEQIKNAIN; encoded by the coding sequence ATGGAATTTGAAAAACTACAAAAAATAATTAGTGAAGTATTGAATGTCGATACTGATGAAATAACTATGGATACCACCTTTGTGGATGATCTTGGAGCTGATTCCCTAGACTTATTCCAAATTATAATGGGCATTGAAGAGGAATTTGATATTGAAATAGCAAATGAAGATGCTGAAAACATTGTAACTGTTGGGGATGCCGTAGAACAAATTAAGAACGCAATAAACTAA
- the rnc gene encoding ribonuclease III, giving the protein MSKARKPKTSIALLEKKIDYHFNDSALLLQALTHSSYANEMRMNKENNNERLEFLGDAVLELVTSEYVFKSHNHLPEGDLTKLRASIVCEQSLSSCAKDLNIGDFLLLGKGEELSGGRHRESILSDALEAIIGAIYLDGGFTNAKEFVHKFILNNVEHKELFFDSKTILQEIIQNDNNKQKIRYKLISEEGPDHNKSFTIALYVGNEQYGCGIGKTKKAAEQEAAMQAIKKLQKK; this is encoded by the coding sequence ATGAGTAAAGCTAGAAAACCTAAAACCTCCATTGCTTTATTGGAAAAAAAGATTGATTATCATTTTAATGATTCTGCCTTGCTTCTTCAAGCCTTAACCCACAGTTCTTATGCCAATGAAATGAGGATGAACAAAGAAAACAATAATGAACGGCTTGAGTTTCTTGGAGATGCTGTACTGGAGCTTGTCACCAGTGAGTATGTATTTAAAAGTCATAATCATTTACCGGAGGGAGATCTTACAAAGCTTAGAGCCAGTATAGTTTGTGAACAATCCTTATCATCCTGTGCAAAAGATTTGAATATAGGTGATTTCTTACTTCTTGGTAAAGGAGAAGAACTTTCAGGGGGACGCCATAGGGAGTCTATTTTATCGGATGCCCTAGAAGCTATAATCGGTGCTATTTACCTTGACGGTGGTTTTACTAATGCAAAAGAGTTTGTTCATAAATTTATCCTTAACAATGTAGAACATAAGGAACTCTTTTTCGATAGCAAGACTATCTTACAGGAAATCATTCAAAATGATAATAATAAGCAAAAAATCCGTTATAAGCTTATATCAGAAGAAGGCCCTGATCATAACAAATCCTTTACTATTGCTTTATATGTAGGCAATGAGCAATATGGTTGTGGTATAGGTAAAACTAAAAAAGCAGCAGAACAAGAAGCTGCCATGCAGGCAATTAAAAAGCTTCAAAAGAAGTAA
- the smc gene encoding chromosome segregation protein SMC yields MYLKSIEVHGFKSFANKMLLDFNSGITAIVGPNGSGKSNIADAVRWVLGEQSAKQLRGSKMEDVIFSGTEMRKPLGYAYVALTMDNSDHKLPIDYKEVTVARRVYRSGESEYLINGSSCRLKDVQELFMDTGIGKEGYSIIGQGQIDKILSGKPEDRRELFDEAAGIVKFKRRKYEAEKNLEEERANLSRVSDIITEIERQLVPLEKQSETAKIYLNYREELKNLEVSLFLKEYDKIHQSKEDVENKLKIATEDLEEAKKEYENIKNEYQRLELQLEELDGSIVANKASYNEYLLKKEKAEGEIKVLNEQINSLLQNDEYYQERIHSNEQEIIIKKTEEEEYFEKKNTLDIQIANIDDTLSAVLLELENIRENIAKYTKEIEECGNAIFEYLDANSGIKSNIQRYQTMLEQNSFRKASLNQKVLKIKSEEGIYEEEISKCKLHLENVSDEILQYTKDITALEKSIKDTRLSLDNLTLKTSKLHEAYHVEKSKLESLINLAERYEGYGHSIKRVMEQKKSYPGIIGVVADIIKTKKEYETAIETALGQSIQNIVTEDEQTAKDMIAYLKKNRFGRATFLPLTNITYSKTLHNHSVLKEKGVIGIASQLVEVDSKYHTLIGYLLGRIVVVDNIDNATIIAKKYQYSLRIVTLEGESLTPGGSISGGAYKNVSNLLGRRREIEALESLVKKLYNQVQELTLEKEKENDKYKNLLVRLDEVKEQLQEKYLLQNTAKINLDQALTKKAETETIYQDYVKELEEINKQAFELKSNLEELNKSLSDNLLKNSENEHKIEELNKLLLIEKEKEAATAEKASSYRMELSKLEQNSQFILENIKRVKKEIERLYNEEATIKADMEKAYHLVQEKKESIKKTQESINETNNILSKLNENINEQTKERDNIAKNHKSIFEKRDELSSRIHALDKECIRLTGQKEKLIEQLDQQMNYMWEEYGLTYTTSLEYNCNKDISLTAAKKSIQEIKGKIRELGDVNVNAIEDFKNLSERHKFLTSQREDLIQAEEDLLQIISELDKEMKLQFEMQFADIKEQFDIVFKELFGGGKADLELTDDENVLEAGIRINAQPPGKKLQNMMQLSGGEKALTAISLLFAIQNLKPSPFCLLDEIEAALDDSNVKRFANYLQRLSKDTQFIIITHRRNTMAAADILYGITMQEKGVSTLVSVSLIENELDK; encoded by the coding sequence ATGTATTTAAAAAGTATAGAAGTACATGGCTTTAAATCCTTTGCAAATAAAATGCTTTTAGATTTTAATAGTGGCATTACTGCAATTGTAGGACCTAACGGTAGCGGAAAAAGTAATATAGCCGATGCAGTCCGCTGGGTACTGGGAGAACAAAGTGCAAAACAGCTTAGGGGTTCAAAAATGGAAGACGTCATATTTTCCGGTACTGAAATGAGAAAACCCCTAGGCTATGCATATGTAGCTTTAACTATGGATAATTCAGATCATAAACTTCCCATAGATTATAAAGAAGTAACTGTTGCAAGAAGAGTATACCGTTCAGGAGAAAGTGAATATCTAATTAACGGTAGCAGTTGTCGCTTAAAAGACGTTCAGGAACTATTTATGGATACCGGTATAGGAAAAGAAGGTTATTCCATAATAGGACAAGGACAAATTGATAAAATTTTAAGCGGAAAACCGGAAGATAGAAGAGAGTTATTTGATGAGGCGGCAGGTATCGTAAAATTCAAAAGAAGAAAATATGAAGCAGAAAAAAATCTGGAGGAAGAAAGAGCAAATCTGTCCAGAGTTTCTGATATTATTACAGAAATTGAACGACAGTTAGTTCCTTTAGAAAAGCAATCTGAAACAGCAAAGATTTACTTAAATTATAGAGAAGAATTAAAAAATCTAGAAGTATCTTTGTTCTTAAAAGAATACGATAAAATCCATCAATCTAAGGAAGATGTTGAAAACAAGTTAAAGATTGCCACCGAGGATTTGGAAGAAGCAAAAAAAGAGTATGAGAATATTAAAAATGAATACCAAAGATTAGAATTACAGTTAGAAGAGTTAGATGGCAGCATTGTAGCAAATAAGGCCTCCTACAATGAATATCTTCTTAAGAAGGAGAAAGCAGAGGGTGAAATAAAAGTATTAAATGAACAGATTAATTCCCTTCTGCAAAATGATGAGTATTATCAGGAAAGAATTCATTCCAATGAACAGGAAATTATTATAAAAAAGACCGAGGAAGAGGAGTATTTTGAAAAAAAGAATACCCTTGATATTCAGATAGCCAATATTGACGATACTCTTAGTGCTGTCTTGCTTGAACTGGAAAATATCAGAGAAAACATAGCTAAATATACTAAGGAAATTGAGGAGTGCGGCAATGCAATCTTTGAATATTTAGATGCAAATTCAGGTATTAAAAGTAATATTCAAAGATATCAAACCATGCTAGAGCAAAACTCCTTTCGAAAAGCTTCACTTAATCAGAAAGTTTTAAAAATTAAAAGTGAAGAGGGTATTTATGAAGAGGAGATTAGTAAATGTAAGCTGCATTTAGAAAATGTTTCTGATGAAATTCTGCAGTATACCAAGGATATTACAGCCTTGGAAAAATCCATTAAGGATACAAGACTTTCCCTTGATAATTTGACACTTAAAACAAGTAAACTTCATGAAGCTTATCATGTTGAAAAATCAAAACTAGAATCTTTAATTAACTTAGCTGAACGATATGAGGGCTATGGTCATAGTATCAAAAGGGTAATGGAGCAAAAAAAATCATATCCCGGCATTATAGGTGTAGTTGCAGATATTATAAAAACAAAAAAAGAATATGAAACTGCAATCGAAACAGCCTTAGGCCAAAGTATACAAAATATCGTAACAGAAGATGAACAAACAGCCAAGGATATGATTGCATATCTAAAGAAGAACAGATTTGGAAGGGCAACTTTCCTTCCCCTTACAAACATAACTTATTCTAAAACCTTACATAACCATAGTGTATTAAAGGAAAAGGGTGTTATAGGTATTGCCAGCCAATTGGTTGAAGTTGATAGTAAATATCATACATTAATAGGCTATTTGCTTGGTAGAATAGTAGTTGTAGATAATATAGACAATGCTACCATTATAGCAAAAAAATATCAGTATTCCTTAAGAATAGTAACCTTAGAAGGAGAATCTCTTACTCCTGGAGGATCTATTTCAGGTGGAGCTTATAAAAATGTCAGCAATTTACTGGGAAGAAGGCGTGAAATTGAAGCTTTAGAATCCTTAGTAAAAAAGCTATATAATCAGGTCCAAGAGCTGACTTTAGAAAAAGAAAAGGAAAATGATAAATATAAGAACTTATTAGTTAGGCTAGATGAAGTAAAAGAACAACTTCAAGAAAAATATCTTCTGCAAAATACTGCAAAAATAAATCTTGACCAGGCTCTTACAAAAAAGGCTGAGACAGAAACCATATATCAGGATTATGTAAAAGAATTAGAAGAAATAAATAAGCAAGCTTTTGAACTTAAAAGCAACTTAGAGGAACTAAACAAATCTCTTTCTGATAATTTATTGAAGAATTCGGAAAATGAACATAAGATAGAAGAGTTAAACAAGCTTCTTTTAATAGAAAAAGAAAAGGAAGCCGCAACCGCTGAAAAAGCTTCTTCATATCGGATGGAATTATCTAAGCTTGAGCAAAATAGCCAGTTTATATTGGAAAATATAAAAAGAGTAAAAAAAGAAATTGAACGCTTATATAACGAGGAAGCCACTATAAAGGCCGATATGGAAAAAGCTTATCATTTAGTCCAGGAAAAAAAGGAAAGTATAAAAAAGACACAGGAGAGTATAAATGAAACTAACAATATTCTTTCCAAACTAAATGAAAACATTAATGAGCAGACTAAAGAAAGAGATAATATAGCAAAAAATCATAAGTCTATCTTTGAAAAAAGAGACGAATTATCCTCTAGAATTCACGCTTTAGACAAGGAATGCATAAGGCTTACCGGCCAAAAGGAAAAGCTTATAGAGCAGCTTGACCAGCAAATGAATTATATGTGGGAGGAATATGGCCTTACTTATACCACATCTTTAGAATATAACTGCAATAAGGATATTAGCTTAACTGCTGCCAAAAAATCCATTCAAGAAATCAAAGGAAAGATTAGGGAACTTGGAGATGTTAATGTTAATGCCATCGAGGATTTTAAAAATTTATCAGAACGCCATAAGTTCCTTACAAGCCAGAGGGAAGATTTAATCCAAGCAGAAGAAGATCTCCTTCAAATTATTAGTGAATTAGATAAGGAAATGAAATTGCAGTTTGAAATGCAGTTTGCAGACATTAAAGAGCAATTTGACATAGTATTTAAAGAGTTATTCGGGGGAGGAAAGGCTGATTTAGAACTGACAGATGATGAAAATGTCTTAGAGGCCGGTATAAGAATTAATGCCCAGCCCCCGGGAAAAAAACTTCAAAATATGATGCAGCTATCCGGTGGTGAGAAGGCTCTTACTGCCATAAGTCTTTTATTTGCCATACAAAATCTAAAGCCTTCACCTTTTTGTTTACTGGACGAAATTGAAGCGGCTTTAGATGATTCTAATGTAAAACGTTTTGCAAACTATTTACAGAGATTGTCAAAAGACACACAGTTTATTATAATTACACATAGAAGAAATACAATGGCCGCTGCTGATATATTGTATGGTATAACTATGCAGGAAAAAGGGGTATCTACCTTAGTATCAGTAAGCTTAATTGAAAATGAACTAGATAAATAA
- the ftsY gene encoding signal recognition particle-docking protein FtsY → MGEKKTGFFGKLVKGLTKTRNNIVQGIDAIFSGFSSIDEDFYEELEEILIMADLGVKTTTAIIEDLRAKVKENKIKDPSECRELLINTIKEQMTVAETDYEFENRKSIVLVIGVNGVGKTTTVGKLAGQYKAQGKKVIVAAADTFRAAAIEQLTEWANRANVEIISQKEGSDPAAVIYDAVTAFKARNADILLCDTAGRLHNKKNLMEELKKINRIIDRECPDIYRETLVVLDSTTGQNALAQAKEFNEVADLSGIVLTKLDGTAKGGIAIAIQSELNIPVKYIGIGEQIDDLQKFNATDFVNALFEKNQ, encoded by the coding sequence ATGGGAGAGAAGAAAACCGGATTTTTCGGTAAACTAGTTAAAGGTCTTACTAAAACACGAAATAATATTGTCCAAGGTATTGACGCTATTTTCAGTGGTTTTTCCAGCATAGATGAAGATTTCTATGAAGAATTAGAAGAAATCCTGATTATGGCTGATCTTGGTGTTAAAACAACTACTGCAATTATTGAAGACTTAAGAGCTAAGGTTAAAGAAAATAAAATAAAAGATCCTTCAGAATGCAGAGAGCTTTTAATAAACACAATAAAAGAGCAGATGACAGTTGCAGAAACTGACTATGAATTTGAAAACAGAAAATCAATTGTTCTGGTTATAGGAGTAAACGGTGTAGGCAAAACCACCACAGTTGGTAAACTGGCCGGTCAATATAAGGCCCAGGGGAAAAAGGTTATTGTGGCTGCTGCCGACACCTTTAGGGCTGCAGCTATAGAACAATTGACCGAATGGGCAAATCGTGCCAATGTTGAGATTATATCTCAAAAAGAAGGCTCCGATCCCGCTGCTGTAATTTATGACGCCGTCACAGCTTTTAAAGCCAGAAATGCAGACATACTTCTTTGTGACACTGCCGGAAGACTCCATAACAAAAAGAATCTTATGGAGGAACTAAAAAAGATAAATCGTATTATAGACAGGGAATGTCCGGATATTTACCGGGAAACTCTTGTGGTTCTTGATAGTACCACCGGTCAAAATGCCCTGGCCCAAGCCAAAGAATTTAATGAAGTTGCTGACTTATCCGGTATTGTACTGACAAAACTAGATGGAACGGCAAAGGGGGGTATAGCCATTGCCATCCAATCTGAACTAAATATACCGGTAAAATATATAGGTATAGGCGAACAAATCGATGATTTACAGAAATTTAATGCAACCGATTTTGTCAATGCCTTATTTGAAAAAAACCAATAG
- the ilvA gene encoding threonine ammonia-lyase, giving the protein MNLEKFEEATEAVKKVILRTKLIYSDYFSEISGNKVYLKPENMQFTGAYKVRGAYYKISTLSKEERAKGLITASAGNHAQGVAYAAKLYNAKAIIVMPNTTPLIKVNRTKSYGAEVILHGDVYDDACNYAYKLAKEKGYSFIHPFNDEDIATGQGTIAMEIFKDLPTVDIILAPVGGGGLLAGVATLAKQLNPNIKVIGVEPANAACMKESLKAGHVVTINNVDTIADGTAVKTPGDIIFPYIQKYVDDIITVDDCELIVNFLDMIENHKMVVENSGLLTVAALKHLKCKNKKIAAILSGGNMDIITVSSVVQHGLIQRGRVFTVSVLLPDRPGELLNVAAIIAKEQGNVIRLDHNQFVSINRNSAVELTITMETFGHEHKDQIVEALTKAGYDPKVCHPNKIYD; this is encoded by the coding sequence ATGAACTTAGAGAAGTTTGAAGAAGCTACGGAAGCCGTAAAAAAGGTAATACTTAGAACAAAACTAATCTATAGTGACTACTTTAGCGAAATATCAGGAAATAAAGTTTATCTAAAGCCTGAAAACATGCAATTTACAGGAGCTTATAAGGTAAGGGGGGCCTATTACAAAATCAGTACTCTATCAAAAGAGGAAAGGGCTAAAGGTCTTATTACGGCATCTGCCGGAAACCATGCACAAGGTGTTGCCTATGCAGCAAAATTATATAATGCCAAAGCTATAATTGTTATGCCAAACACCACACCTTTAATAAAGGTAAATCGAACCAAAAGTTATGGTGCAGAGGTAATACTTCATGGGGACGTATATGATGATGCATGTAATTACGCTTATAAATTAGCCAAAGAAAAAGGTTATTCTTTTATTCATCCTTTTAATGATGAAGATATAGCCACCGGACAAGGTACAATTGCAATGGAGATCTTTAAAGATCTGCCTACTGTAGATATTATTCTGGCCCCTGTGGGAGGGGGCGGTTTACTGGCCGGAGTGGCCACCTTAGCCAAGCAATTAAATCCTAATATCAAAGTTATCGGAGTAGAACCGGCCAATGCAGCCTGTATGAAAGAATCCTTAAAGGCAGGTCATGTGGTTACAATTAATAATGTGGATACTATTGCCGATGGTACCGCAGTAAAAACCCCCGGCGATATTATTTTCCCTTATATACAAAAATATGTAGATGATATTATTACGGTTGACGACTGTGAACTTATCGTTAACTTCCTTGATATGATTGAAAATCATAAAATGGTTGTAGAAAATTCAGGTTTACTAACTGTAGCGGCCCTTAAACATTTAAAATGCAAAAACAAAAAAATAGCGGCTATTTTAAGCGGCGGAAATATGGATATAATCACCGTATCCTCAGTAGTCCAACATGGTTTAATTCAAAGGGGTAGGGTATTTACCGTATCAGTTCTGCTTCCTGACCGTCCCGGTGAGCTCTTGAATGTGGCTGCAATCATAGCAAAAGAACAAGGTAACGTTATTCGCCTAGACCATAATCAGTTTGTCAGCATTAATCGAAACAGTGCCGTAGAACTTACAATTACAATGGAAACCTTTGGCCATGAACATAAAGACCAGATAGTTGAAGCACTGACTAAAGCCGGATATGACCCAAAGGTATGTCATCCAAATAAGATTTATGATTAA